A genomic region of Limnohabitans curvus contains the following coding sequences:
- the fba gene encoding class II fructose-bisphosphate aldolase (catalyzes the reversible aldol condensation of dihydroxyacetonephosphate and glyceraldehyde 3-phosphate in the Calvin cycle, glycolysis, and/or gluconeogenesis), translating into MALVSMRELLDHAAEHGYGIPAFNVNNLEQVQAVMMAADAVGAPVILQASAGARKYAGEPFIKHLIQAATEAYPHIPLVMHQDHGTSPKVCQGAIDLGFGSVMMDGSLMEDGKTPSSFEYNVQVTQQVVAMAHKVGVSVEGELGCLGNLETGEAGEEDGIGAVGKLDHSQMLTDPEEAALFVKATQLDALAIAIGTSHGAYKFTREPTGDILAISRVKEIHARIPNTHLVMHGSSSVPQDLLAMINQYGGQMKQTFGVPVSEIQEAIKHGVRKVNIDTDIRLAMTAAARKFMFENPEKFDAREWLKPAREAAMNICKQRYLEFGCEGQGSKIKGDSLSVVAAKYAKGELAQLVK; encoded by the coding sequence ATGGCACTCGTATCGATGCGCGAACTTCTGGACCACGCTGCAGAGCACGGTTACGGCATTCCAGCTTTCAACGTCAACAACTTGGAGCAAGTGCAAGCCGTGATGATGGCGGCCGACGCCGTGGGCGCGCCTGTCATCTTGCAAGCCAGCGCTGGCGCACGCAAATACGCCGGTGAGCCTTTCATCAAGCATTTGATTCAAGCCGCCACCGAAGCCTACCCACACATTCCTCTGGTGATGCACCAAGACCACGGCACATCGCCCAAGGTTTGCCAAGGTGCGATTGACCTCGGCTTTGGTTCCGTCATGATGGACGGCTCGTTGATGGAAGACGGCAAAACGCCTTCTAGCTTTGAGTACAACGTGCAAGTCACCCAGCAAGTGGTGGCCATGGCGCACAAAGTGGGCGTGTCGGTCGAAGGCGAATTGGGTTGCTTGGGCAATTTGGAAACCGGCGAAGCTGGTGAAGAAGACGGCATTGGCGCAGTGGGCAAACTCGACCACAGCCAAATGTTGACCGACCCTGAAGAAGCTGCGCTGTTTGTGAAAGCCACGCAACTCGACGCCTTGGCCATCGCCATCGGCACCAGCCATGGCGCGTACAAGTTCACCCGTGAACCCACGGGCGACATTTTGGCCATCAGCCGCGTCAAAGAAATTCACGCCCGCATCCCCAACACCCACTTGGTCATGCACGGTTCTAGCAGCGTGCCGCAAGACCTGTTGGCCATGATCAACCAATACGGCGGCCAGATGAAGCAGACCTTCGGTGTGCCCGTGTCTGAAATTCAAGAAGCCATCAAGCACGGCGTGCGCAAGGTCAACATTGACACCGACATCCGTTTGGCCATGACGGCTGCCGCTCGCAAGTTCATGTTTGAAAACCCAGAAAAATTTGACGCCCGCGAATGGCTCAAGCCAGCCCGCGAAGCTGCGATGAACATCTGCAAACAACGTTATTTGGAATTCGGTTGCGAAGGCCAAGGCAGCAAGATCAAAGGCGACAGCCTCTCTGTGGTGGCAGCCAAGTACGCCAAGGGCGAACTCGCTCAGTTGGTGAAGTAA
- a CDS encoding L-threonylcarbamoyladenylate synthase encodes MILNGQLPASIATAAQALQRGELLGLPTETVYGLAADAGNDAAVAKIFEAKGRPANHPLIVHVASAQGVQRFASHVPDFAQKLMDAFWPGPLTLILPRRPEVAAVAAGGQNSVGLRCPSHPIAHDVLQSAQDLGVFGVAAPSANLFGRVSPTTAAHVASEFGSELLIIDGGACDVGIESTIVDCTRAAPVLLRPGVLTPQQLSEACGVTVITPNAPDADAPRASGTLASHYAPAAKVQLMTAVELQQAIDAQSVAQAGLTLTCTTAVWSRCALHVPSDKRAHFNLQPMPLDAHDCAHQLFAQLRDFDAQGIAHIWVETPPQTPEWDGVRDRLTRAATPTC; translated from the coding sequence ATGATCCTCAACGGCCAACTTCCCGCATCCATCGCCACTGCTGCACAAGCTTTGCAGCGCGGTGAGTTGTTGGGCTTACCGACCGAGACGGTTTACGGCTTGGCCGCAGATGCGGGCAACGACGCAGCAGTCGCCAAAATCTTTGAAGCCAAAGGCCGCCCCGCCAACCACCCGCTCATCGTGCATGTGGCCAGCGCGCAAGGCGTGCAGCGCTTTGCCAGCCATGTGCCGGACTTTGCACAAAAACTCATGGATGCGTTTTGGCCCGGTCCTTTGACCCTCATCTTGCCGCGCCGCCCCGAGGTGGCTGCCGTGGCCGCAGGCGGACAAAACTCGGTAGGCCTGCGTTGCCCCTCACACCCAATAGCGCATGACGTGCTGCAAAGCGCCCAAGATTTAGGCGTGTTTGGCGTGGCCGCACCCAGTGCCAATTTGTTTGGCCGTGTTAGCCCTACCACCGCTGCGCATGTGGCCAGTGAATTTGGTTCTGAGCTACTGATCATTGATGGCGGCGCTTGTGATGTGGGCATCGAGTCCACCATTGTGGATTGCACCCGCGCTGCGCCCGTGCTGTTGCGTCCCGGCGTGTTGACGCCTCAGCAGTTGAGTGAGGCCTGTGGCGTGACCGTCATCACGCCGAATGCACCAGATGCCGACGCCCCACGAGCCTCCGGCACATTGGCATCGCATTACGCGCCCGCTGCCAAAGTGCAGTTGATGACCGCAGTTGAGCTGCAGCAAGCCATCGACGCGCAATCGGTGGCCCAGGCGGGGCTGACCCTGACCTGCACCACTGCCGTGTGGTCGCGCTGCGCTTTGCATGTGCCGTCAGACAAACGGGCACACTTCAACTTGCAGCCCATGCCCCTGGATGCGCATGACTGCGCCCACCAACTTTTTGCCCAGCTGCGCGACTTCGATGCCCAAGGCATCGCGCACATTTGGGTCGAAACTCCGCCCCAAACCCCCGAATGGGATGGCGTGCGCGACCGCTTGACGCGGGCCGCCACACCAACTTGTTAA
- a CDS encoding phosphoribosylaminoimidazolesuccinocarboxamide synthase, with amino-acid sequence MTALHTSALTSLPLLARGKVRDNYAVGDDRILMVASDRISAFDVIMGEAIPGKGELLTKMALFWFGKLGHICPNHLTGEAPESVVSADEVAQVTGRSMLVKRLRPIPVEAVVRGYLAGSGWQEYQENQAVCGVKLPKGLKNASKLPEPIFTPAAKAAVGDHDENITYEQVVEMIGGGLAEKIKTVSIALYETARDVAAAKGIIIADTKFEFGLDANNDLVLMDEVLTPDSSRYWPADSYAQSFKDGVNPPSYDKQFLRDWLETAQVQGKPWSKSPPAPHLPQAVIAQTAAKYQEAWERLKD; translated from the coding sequence ATGACAGCTCTGCACACCTCTGCGCTCACTTCTTTGCCTTTGCTCGCGCGCGGCAAAGTGCGCGACAACTATGCCGTGGGCGACGACCGCATCTTGATGGTCGCGTCGGACCGCATCAGCGCGTTTGACGTCATCATGGGCGAAGCCATCCCCGGCAAGGGCGAATTGCTCACGAAGATGGCTTTGTTTTGGTTCGGTAAGCTCGGCCACATTTGCCCCAACCACTTGACCGGCGAAGCGCCTGAGAGCGTGGTGAGCGCGGACGAAGTGGCACAAGTCACTGGCCGCTCGATGTTGGTCAAACGCTTGAGGCCCATCCCCGTGGAAGCGGTGGTGCGCGGGTATTTGGCCGGCAGCGGCTGGCAGGAATACCAAGAGAACCAAGCCGTGTGCGGCGTCAAGCTGCCCAAAGGCTTGAAGAACGCCAGCAAGTTGCCAGAGCCCATCTTCACACCCGCTGCCAAAGCGGCCGTGGGTGACCATGACGAGAACATCACCTACGAACAAGTGGTGGAGATGATTGGTGGCGGCTTGGCTGAAAAAATCAAAACCGTCAGCATCGCTTTGTACGAGACAGCGCGTGACGTGGCGGCGGCCAAAGGCATCATCATTGCTGATACCAAGTTTGAGTTTGGCCTCGATGCCAACAACGACTTGGTGCTGATGGACGAGGTGCTCACGCCCGACTCCTCACGCTATTGGCCGGCTGATAGCTACGCGCAGAGTTTCAAAGACGGTGTGAACCCACCGAGCTACGACAAGCAGTTCTTGCGCGACTGGCTGGAAACCGCCCAAGTGCAAGGCAAGCCGTGGAGCAAGTCACCCCCTGCACCGCATTTGCCGCAAGCGGTGATTGCCCAAACCGCCGCCAAGTACCAAGAGGCTTGGGAGCGGTTGAAGGACTGA
- the trxA gene encoding thioredoxin, giving the protein MIDVTMENFEADVIAASQTTPVLVDFWADWCGPCKSLGPVLEKLEADYAGRFKLVKINADTEQQLAGAFGVKSLPTCILLMGGRPVDGFMGALPEGKVREFLDKHLPSDNEVAAQADAQEAEQLINSGDAQAAIAKLQEALSLNTADDETRYNLVKLLISVGELEEAQAALAPKLTEIPLQLRFDALNYWLQALQFVSTDERAAWTFEQFDAAIAQNKRDFDTRLAKARVLIAAELFEAAMDELLEIIMRDKTWNHDVARKTYVSILELMTPPKPKTDDAAFGKTAGGIELTGKAAVQEDPVLEMISRYRRKLSMALN; this is encoded by the coding sequence ATGATTGATGTGACGATGGAAAATTTCGAGGCCGACGTGATCGCCGCCTCACAAACCACCCCCGTGTTGGTGGACTTCTGGGCCGACTGGTGTGGCCCCTGCAAATCGTTGGGCCCAGTCCTCGAAAAGCTAGAAGCCGACTACGCAGGCCGCTTCAAGCTGGTCAAAATCAACGCCGACACCGAGCAGCAGCTGGCGGGCGCTTTTGGCGTCAAGAGCCTACCCACCTGCATTTTGCTGATGGGTGGCCGCCCTGTGGACGGCTTTATGGGCGCGTTGCCCGAGGGCAAAGTGCGCGAATTCTTGGACAAGCATTTGCCATCCGACAACGAAGTGGCTGCCCAAGCCGATGCCCAAGAAGCCGAGCAACTCATCAACTCAGGCGACGCCCAAGCCGCCATCGCCAAGCTGCAAGAGGCTTTGAGCCTCAACACGGCTGACGACGAAACCCGTTACAACTTGGTCAAACTGCTGATTTCTGTGGGCGAGCTGGAAGAAGCGCAAGCGGCATTGGCACCTAAGCTGACGGAAATCCCATTGCAACTGCGCTTTGATGCCCTCAACTACTGGCTGCAAGCTTTGCAGTTTGTGTCGACCGACGAACGCGCCGCTTGGACGTTTGAACAATTCGATGCCGCCATCGCCCAAAACAAACGCGACTTCGACACCCGCTTAGCAAAAGCCCGCGTGCTGATTGCCGCTGAGTTGTTTGAAGCCGCCATGGACGAGTTGCTGGAAATCATCATGCGCGACAAAACGTGGAACCACGATGTGGCGCGCAAGACCTATGTGTCCATCTTGGAGCTGATGACACCACCCAAGCCCAAAACGGACGATGCCGCCTTTGGCAAAACCGCAGGCGGCATCGAGTTAACCGGCAAAGCTGCGGTGCAAGAAGACCCCGTGTTGGAGATGATTTCTCGCTACCGCCGCAAGCTCAGCATGGCGCTGAATTAA
- the pyk gene encoding pyruvate kinase — MARHATKIVATLGPASSDPALLEAMIRAGVNVVRLNFSHGKAQDHIDRARLVREAAARAGREVAIMADLQGPKIRVGKFVDGKVMLENGAKFVLDASRTEPGDLQGVGLDYKELPRDVKPGDLLLLNDGLIVLTVEAVRGEQVHTTVKVGGELSNNKGINKQGGGLTAPALTGKDMEDIKTAMSFQADYLAVSFPKNATDMEMARQLANVAGAEYKHKPGLIAKIERAEAIPLLEEILRASDGIMVARGDLAVEVGNAAVPALQKRMIKLARQHDKVVITATQMMESMITNPVPTRAEVSDVANAVIDGTDAVMLSAETAAGKYPLETVQEMSKICEAAEAAEDVELDADFKGQTFTRIDQTIAMGALFTAHHLGAKAIVALTESGSTALWMSRHRIHIPIYAVTTKVASQRRMALFRNVRPLLMDTSADRDTALAQAEAHLKLREIVDTGDVYAITCGDPMGTPGGTNMLRICEVR; from the coding sequence ATGGCACGTCACGCTACCAAAATTGTTGCTACTTTAGGCCCAGCTTCCAGCGATCCCGCGTTGCTGGAAGCCATGATCCGCGCTGGCGTGAACGTGGTTCGCCTGAATTTCAGCCACGGCAAAGCCCAAGACCACATTGACCGCGCCCGACTGGTGCGCGAAGCCGCCGCCCGCGCAGGCCGCGAAGTGGCCATCATGGCCGACCTGCAAGGCCCCAAGATTCGCGTGGGCAAGTTTGTGGATGGCAAGGTCATGTTGGAGAACGGCGCCAAATTTGTGCTCGACGCCTCACGCACCGAACCCGGCGATTTGCAAGGCGTGGGTTTGGACTACAAAGAACTGCCCCGCGACGTGAAGCCCGGCGATTTGCTGTTGCTCAACGACGGCTTGATCGTGTTGACCGTCGAAGCCGTGCGCGGTGAACAAGTGCACACCACGGTCAAAGTGGGTGGTGAGTTGTCGAACAACAAAGGCATCAACAAACAAGGCGGCGGCCTGACTGCACCGGCCTTGACCGGCAAAGACATGGAAGACATCAAAACCGCGATGAGCTTCCAAGCCGACTACCTCGCTGTGAGCTTCCCCAAAAACGCCACCGACATGGAAATGGCGCGCCAACTGGCCAACGTGGCTGGCGCTGAATACAAACACAAGCCGGGCTTGATTGCCAAGATTGAGCGTGCCGAGGCCATCCCGCTGTTAGAAGAAATTTTGCGAGCCAGCGACGGCATCATGGTGGCGCGTGGCGACTTGGCCGTCGAGGTGGGTAACGCCGCCGTGCCCGCGTTGCAAAAACGCATGATCAAGCTGGCGCGTCAGCACGACAAAGTGGTGATCACAGCCACCCAAATGATGGAAAGCATGATCACCAACCCCGTGCCCACGCGCGCCGAGGTGAGCGACGTGGCCAACGCCGTGATTGACGGTACAGACGCCGTCATGCTCAGTGCTGAAACCGCCGCAGGCAAATACCCGCTTGAGACCGTGCAAGAAATGTCCAAGATTTGTGAGGCTGCCGAAGCCGCTGAGGACGTGGAACTGGACGCCGACTTCAAAGGCCAAACCTTCACCCGCATTGACCAAACCATCGCGATGGGTGCCTTGTTCACGGCGCACCACTTGGGCGCAAAAGCCATCGTGGCCTTGACCGAATCGGGCTCCACCGCGCTGTGGATGAGCCGCCACCGCATTCACATTCCCATCTACGCGGTGACCACCAAAGTGGCCTCACAACGCCGCATGGCTTTGTTCCGCAACGTGCGCCCCTTGTTGATGGACACCAGCGCCGACCGCGACACCGCTCTGGCCCAGGCCGAAGCGCACCTGAAGTTACGCGAAATCGTGGACACGGGCGATGTCTACGCCATCACTTGCGGCGACCCCATGGGCACGCCAGGCGGCACCAACATGCTGCGTATTTGCGAAGTTCGCTAA
- a CDS encoding SGNH/GDSL hydrolase family protein, whose product MNPIFSRILKALCTLAAVALLSACGSSSTVDPFKPTRVIGLGDGYNDVNATVREGSTTDTVVQQVAASFGLGQSSVVFAAGNGKKIADLATQITSVGSFSEGDLVVITVGTHDVIDGTNLTDAKNNLVAAVQSLLNAGVKHVLIMPVLEVSRAPWGRTTTFNATATNTFNDAVLAALGSAFGGHSANTVIYANTSGVTAAFLTATSATTYPPFTDTGFSATVSTGTTPACGSGSVTAPLTAPLFTSGCATSVPTGTSGVDYTTMLFADGIHLTPAGNRWVASYLYNATAQGWR is encoded by the coding sequence ATGAACCCAATTTTTAGCCGAATTCTCAAAGCCCTGTGCACGCTTGCCGCAGTCGCGCTGCTGTCTGCCTGCGGCTCAAGCAGTACGGTGGATCCGTTCAAACCAACGCGCGTGATTGGTTTGGGGGACGGTTACAACGACGTCAACGCAACGGTTCGTGAAGGCAGCACCACGGATACCGTGGTTCAACAAGTCGCGGCGTCTTTTGGGCTTGGGCAGTCTAGTGTGGTGTTCGCTGCAGGCAATGGCAAAAAAATTGCTGATTTGGCGACTCAAATCACATCTGTTGGCAGCTTTTCCGAGGGTGATTTGGTGGTCATCACGGTGGGCACACATGATGTGATTGATGGCACAAATTTGACGGACGCGAAGAACAATTTGGTTGCAGCAGTCCAGAGCTTGCTGAATGCAGGTGTCAAACACGTGTTGATCATGCCTGTGTTGGAGGTTTCAAGAGCGCCATGGGGCCGCACCACAACCTTCAACGCTACAGCGACCAATACTTTTAATGACGCCGTATTGGCAGCGCTCGGTTCTGCTTTCGGTGGTCATAGCGCCAACACGGTAATTTATGCCAACACCTCTGGTGTGACAGCTGCCTTTTTGACCGCAACATCTGCGACGACCTATCCGCCGTTCACTGACACAGGTTTCAGCGCTACTGTTTCAACAGGAACTACGCCTGCGTGCGGTAGTGGTTCCGTTACAGCGCCATTGACTGCACCACTGTTTACCTCAGGATGTGCCACCTCTGTGCCTACTGGTACTTCTGGTGTTGATTACACCACCATGTTGTTTGCCGACGGCATTCACCTCACGCCCGCCGGCAACCGTTGGGTGGCCAGTTATTTGTACAACGCCACCGCTCAAGGCTGGCGTTAA
- the purE gene encoding 5-(carboxyamino)imidazole ribonucleotide mutase, with product MTQCQVGVVMGSNSDWDTMQHAAQILQEFGITFETRVVSAHRMPDDMFAYAEAAQGRGLRAIIAGAGGAAHLPGMIAAKTIVPVLGVPVASKHLQGVDSLHSIVQMPKGIPVATFAIGNAGAANAALFAVALLASTDAVLAEKLQAFRAAQTEVARNMTLPPV from the coding sequence ATGACCCAGTGCCAAGTCGGTGTCGTCATGGGTTCCAACTCTGATTGGGACACCATGCAACATGCAGCCCAGATTCTCCAAGAATTTGGCATCACTTTTGAAACCCGCGTGGTTTCAGCCCATCGCATGCCCGATGACATGTTTGCCTATGCCGAAGCCGCGCAAGGCCGTGGTTTGCGCGCCATCATCGCAGGTGCGGGCGGTGCCGCTCACTTGCCCGGCATGATTGCCGCCAAAACCATCGTGCCCGTGCTGGGTGTGCCGGTGGCCAGCAAGCATTTGCAAGGCGTCGACTCCTTGCACAGCATCGTGCAAATGCCCAAAGGCATTCCGGTGGCCACCTTTGCCATTGGCAATGCGGGTGCTGCGAATGCGGCTTTGTTTGCCGTGGCTTTGTTGGCATCGACCGATGCTGTTTTGGCTGAAAAGCTGCAAGCCTTCCGCGCAGCGCAAACCGAAGTGGCGCGCAACATGACGCTGCCACCCGTATGA
- a CDS encoding DUF3304 domain-containing protein yields MNVCWKWLRVLALAVAPLLVACASTAGEDTIGTSVSGVGHYGGMTGIPNFYVNGQWAGAVTGWGGGGGNVCCASLPRHPDKPVMVTVKWETCDISHIEFVNGRAVDPNAECKSSWHEQTVPVNFAQKQPGYMFVHFLPGHRVEVWSSAKLAPESVDYPGPAYPRGPAPDYAPLPNEKPQPNAEVKP; encoded by the coding sequence ATGAACGTATGTTGGAAATGGCTGCGAGTGCTTGCATTGGCTGTTGCGCCATTACTGGTCGCGTGTGCGAGTACGGCAGGAGAAGACACCATTGGCACAAGTGTGAGTGGTGTGGGGCACTACGGCGGGATGACAGGTATTCCGAACTTTTATGTGAATGGGCAGTGGGCTGGCGCTGTCACTGGCTGGGGTGGAGGCGGCGGTAATGTCTGCTGCGCGAGCTTGCCTCGTCACCCAGACAAACCCGTGATGGTGACGGTGAAGTGGGAAACCTGTGACATCAGCCATATCGAGTTTGTGAACGGCAGAGCTGTAGACCCGAATGCTGAGTGCAAATCTTCATGGCACGAACAAACAGTGCCAGTGAATTTTGCGCAGAAGCAGCCTGGATACATGTTTGTCCACTTTTTACCTGGGCATCGTGTTGAAGTTTGGTCATCAGCAAAACTCGCCCCTGAAAGCGTTGACTATCCGGGCCCAGCCTATCCCAGAGGCCCAGCCCCCGACTACGCCCCGCTGCCTAACGAGAAACCTCAACCCAACGCGGAGGTCAAGCCATGA
- a CDS encoding 5-(carboxyamino)imidazole ribonucleotide synthase: MSTALKPLLPGSTLGVLGGGQLGRMWAHAAQRMGYNTAVLDPDAQSPAGLVSHHHIHTDYLDAAGLKQLAAVCQAVTTEFENVPADALAQLAATLPVSPAASAVAVAQDRAREKAHFVKCGVPVAPHAVIDTPEQLAAVNDNLLPGILKTSRMGYDGKGQLRVTTRDELNAGWAKLGKVPCVLEKMLPLASECSVIVARGRDGVMVNLPVQRNLHRDGILAVTEVFAGNVPDVLAQQAIEAAKAVAQELNYVGVLCVEFFVLADGALVVNEIAPRPHNSGHYSQDACDVSQFELQVRTMADLPLTQPRLHSPAFMLNLLGDLWFANTNAAQVEPAWQKVLALPGTHLHLYGKTEARVGRKMGHLNITAPTPEAARAAALQAAAILGIAPF, encoded by the coding sequence ATGAGCACCGCCCTGAAGCCATTGCTGCCCGGCTCGACCTTGGGCGTGTTGGGCGGTGGCCAGTTGGGCCGCATGTGGGCTCACGCTGCGCAACGCATGGGCTACAACACCGCCGTGCTCGACCCCGATGCACAAAGCCCCGCAGGTTTGGTGAGCCACCACCACATTCACACCGACTACTTGGATGCCGCAGGCTTGAAGCAACTCGCCGCCGTGTGCCAAGCCGTGACCACCGAGTTTGAAAACGTGCCCGCCGATGCGCTGGCGCAACTCGCCGCCACACTGCCTGTGTCACCCGCCGCGTCTGCCGTGGCCGTGGCGCAAGACCGCGCGCGTGAGAAAGCCCATTTTGTGAAATGCGGCGTGCCTGTGGCGCCGCATGCGGTGATTGACACGCCAGAGCAACTGGCCGCTGTCAACGACAACTTGCTGCCTGGCATTTTGAAAACCTCCCGCATGGGCTACGACGGCAAAGGCCAGTTGCGCGTGACCACGCGTGACGAGCTCAACGCCGGTTGGGCCAAGCTCGGCAAAGTGCCTTGCGTGCTGGAAAAAATGTTGCCTTTGGCCAGCGAGTGCTCGGTCATCGTGGCGCGTGGTCGTGATGGCGTGATGGTGAACTTGCCTGTGCAACGCAACTTGCACCGCGATGGCATCTTGGCCGTGACCGAGGTGTTTGCGGGCAATGTGCCTGACGTCTTGGCGCAGCAAGCGATTGAAGCCGCCAAAGCCGTGGCGCAAGAGCTGAACTACGTGGGCGTGTTGTGCGTGGAGTTTTTTGTGTTGGCTGATGGCGCGTTGGTCGTCAATGAAATCGCTCCTCGCCCGCACAACAGCGGCCACTACAGCCAAGACGCTTGCGATGTGTCGCAGTTCGAGCTGCAAGTGCGCACCATGGCCGATTTGCCTTTGACGCAACCACGTTTGCACAGCCCCGCTTTCATGCTCAACCTATTGGGCGACTTGTGGTTTGCAAATACCAATGCTGCGCAAGTTGAACCTGCATGGCAAAAGGTGCTGGCGCTGCCCGGCACGCACTTGCACTTGTATGGAAAAACCGAAGCGCGTGTGGGCCGCAAGATGGGTCACCTCAACATCACAGCTCCTACGCCAGAAGCCGCCCGTGCTGCGGCATTGCAAGCCGCTGCTATTTTGGGCATTGCGCCATTTTGA
- a CDS encoding T6SS phospholipase effector Tle1-like catalytic domain-containing protein, producing the protein MKVCTALDKPNITKPAEHPRAMGHKCEFILNIGMFFDGTGNNWYEDAAGQGHSNVARLWRAYKENPMEGFFKHYAPGVGTPFKDIGEEGRSVFGAGFGWGGEPRIVWGLLQVLNSMHRFLKSGPLMFELNQVEALCSNTTVPSSFADSSAASLTEAQTILDGLGLRTGLVDNWSTRHAFMSECAGKLAMLHNDPKTSIQLTGINLDVFGFSRGAAQARVFCNWLQQGLLVNGKMFGVPAHIRMLGIFDTVASVGTGSSGHGDWSSSKNLRIPPDSVVKNCVHFVALHELRKSFPLESVRVNGALPSHCNEHVYPGTHSDVGGGYQPGEQGKALAVKQETTLIKADHLKLSQLTLNDMLAAALKTVPRYTEDSPWLEFDSADGVANKLNKEFLLPQYTKQAVADYFSAVGVDPSLPLVPLIQSHSLAYLAWRYRVTVRRGFDALDSVKRAHEFDSARVSFYKKGQALLEEQIRLMRSWSPEKTMGYHAKAGKIYEAIQSIRSTDAKEHFFDDWVHDSFAGFLQSLGRAHIVVENECYLRHRGIYMGEDDRVATLHFDPDELNNASEPKSVYA; encoded by the coding sequence ATGAAGGTCTGCACAGCTTTAGATAAACCCAACATCACCAAACCCGCCGAACACCCGCGAGCAATGGGGCATAAGTGCGAGTTCATTTTGAACATCGGCATGTTCTTTGATGGCACGGGCAACAACTGGTACGAAGATGCAGCGGGCCAAGGGCATAGCAATGTGGCAAGACTCTGGCGAGCATACAAAGAAAACCCAATGGAAGGGTTTTTTAAACACTACGCCCCTGGTGTCGGAACACCTTTTAAAGACATTGGAGAAGAAGGTAGATCAGTATTTGGGGCGGGTTTTGGCTGGGGCGGAGAACCTCGCATTGTTTGGGGACTGCTGCAAGTGCTTAACTCGATGCATCGTTTCTTAAAGAGCGGCCCATTGATGTTTGAGTTAAATCAAGTTGAAGCCCTCTGCAGCAACACCACAGTCCCCAGCAGCTTTGCAGATTCAAGCGCTGCTTCACTGACAGAAGCCCAAACCATCTTGGACGGCTTAGGCTTGCGCACCGGCTTGGTCGACAACTGGAGCACCCGCCACGCATTCATGTCTGAATGCGCTGGCAAGCTTGCCATGCTGCACAACGACCCTAAGACATCTATCCAACTCACGGGCATCAACTTGGATGTGTTTGGCTTCTCGCGCGGTGCTGCGCAAGCGCGGGTATTTTGCAATTGGCTGCAACAGGGTTTGTTGGTCAACGGCAAGATGTTTGGTGTACCAGCGCATATTCGTATGTTGGGTATTTTTGACACAGTGGCCTCGGTGGGGACTGGGTCAAGTGGACATGGCGATTGGAGCAGTTCAAAAAACTTGCGCATACCGCCCGATTCGGTGGTGAAAAACTGTGTGCACTTTGTGGCGTTGCATGAGCTGAGGAAGAGCTTTCCGCTAGAAAGCGTGCGAGTAAACGGTGCGCTGCCCAGCCATTGCAACGAGCATGTGTACCCAGGCACCCACAGCGATGTGGGTGGTGGCTATCAGCCAGGTGAGCAAGGCAAAGCCCTGGCGGTGAAGCAAGAAACAACGCTGATAAAAGCGGATCACTTGAAGCTGTCGCAACTGACATTGAACGACATGCTGGCTGCGGCGCTTAAAACTGTGCCTCGCTATACCGAAGACAGCCCTTGGCTTGAATTTGATTCAGCAGATGGCGTGGCTAACAAGTTGAATAAAGAGTTTTTATTACCTCAGTACACCAAGCAAGCAGTTGCTGACTATTTTTCTGCAGTCGGTGTAGACCCTAGCCTACCCCTAGTACCACTGATTCAATCTCACAGCTTGGCATATTTGGCATGGCGTTACCGAGTGACGGTGCGACGTGGCTTTGATGCGCTAGACAGCGTCAAGCGTGCCCACGAATTTGACTCCGCACGTGTATCGTTTTACAAAAAAGGCCAAGCACTGCTTGAAGAGCAGATTCGTCTCATGCGCAGTTGGTCTCCCGAAAAAACAATGGGCTATCACGCCAAAGCAGGTAAGATTTACGAGGCCATTCAAAGCATTCGGTCCACAGATGCCAAAGAGCATTTTTTTGACGATTGGGTACACGATTCGTTTGCAGGATTTTTGCAAAGCCTAGGCCGTGCGCACATAGTGGTTGAAAACGAGTGTTATTTGCGCCACCGTGGCATCTATATGGGCGAAGACGACCGTGTGGCCACACTGCACTTTGACCCAGACGAATTGAATAATGCTTCAGAACCAAAGTCAGTGTATGCCTGA